In Chryseobacterium sp. C-71, the genomic window GTTGCTCCCAAAACCCCAAAAGGCCCATTGTTACGAGCTACAATTGTATATACCCTTGTAGAACCCGGTGCATATGTTATTGTATTGTCTGTTTTGGTTATTGCGAGATCAGCACTGAACGCAATCGGCGATGTCACACAATGTGCTCCGTCGTTAGAACCACTCGCAGGCGAACCTGAAATCAAAACTCTTTGTCCAGTAGTAAGATTAAATTGATAAAATCCACCAGCATTGTCTGATCCATAGATCTGTCCTGTACTAGAACCGAACAATGCCCCAAAAGCAACAGTTCCTGGCGAAGCTCCAATCCCGGTAACAGCTCCGGTAGTAGGATTAACAGACAGCAATTGCCCAGTGTCATTACTAACAGTATATAAAAGACCATTTGTAGTTCTAAAAGCAAGATCTGCCACAGAAATACTTGCCGATAATGTAATAGGCGTTGCAACTAAAGTTGTTACATTAATTCTGTACAAAGTATTATTAGCCCCTGATGCTTTTACATAATAGTTTCCTAAATTATCAACTTCACCCGCGTTATATGCGCCCGCAGGCAATCCTGTCACAGGACCTAAATTAACTGAACTTCCATCAGTATTAATAATCCATAAATTATTAGAAGATGTACTAGGCATTGCGTACATACGCCCATTCAATGGATGAATACCTATTGCATTATAATCACCTGAAGCATTTCCAACAGGAGGATAAGTAAATGGATTACTTGATGTATTAACAGAATACAAAGTACTAAACTGCGCAAGATACAACGCATTGGTACATCCAAATGCACTAACAACCGTTACACTTATATTTGCTGGTTGTGAAGTTGAAGGATTACTTACGCCATCAAGAACAAAATTATCTTTAATTGTATAAGGAATTGTAGCTGTGCCTATGAAAGAAGACAAAGGAGTAAATGTCACAACACCTGTAGTGGTATCTACAGACCAAGTACCTTGATTAGGCACCACAACAGAGGTTTGATTATTAGCAAATCTCACCGTATTGGCAACTACAGATCCGTCAGGATCACTGTCATTTGTGAATACATTAATTGTAACTGGAGTATTCTGATTTGTTGTAACATTATCTGCAACAGCAATTGGTACAGCGTTGATCGCATTTACCGTTACAGAAACCTGCACCGTCTCATATGCATTATTACCACCAGTACCAGCATTACTTCCTGGTCTTACAACCATCAACTGAGAAGCTTGGGTAGCGGTAAACCGCAATCTAGAAGTAGCCCAAGTATTTTGGGTTAAATTTCCTGCTGTTAAAGTCTGACCTGCTACATCAACAAAAAACTGATCATTATAAGTACCAGCATATTTTCCACCGTTCCCATTGTTACGGGTAACAGCTGTTAATGAGTAGACAACCACTTCATAAGTTCTACCAACCGTTAATCCACCAATCGTCGTATTAACAGACTCTTCTGTACCTGCAGCTCCCAAATCTCTTAAAGACAACCATGTTGTATGTGAATTAGGAGGAAAAGGCAATGTCAAATCATCGGTACTACTAGTTGTACTCGTCCAGTTTGCACCACCGCCGCTTGTTCCTGTTGTCGCTGCAATAGTTCTATTTGAAATATCGGGCGTACCTCCATTATCATTCCAACCATTTGGCACACAATCGGAACACGGAACAGCACCATTTCCAGCCTGCAATCCATTTGTAGGAGAAATCGTCTGTGCAAAAGAATGACAGGATATAAAAAATAATAAAACAAATAAGTGTTTTCTAAAATATTTAAAATTGAAATTCATATAAAATGTATTAGCTTTCTCATTTATGTAAATGAGAAGTTTGTTAATAAAAAATTTAATTTATGTTAATAAACTAATACCGGTGGCGGTCTCACAGAAAAGACCTCAGAGAAACAAAAATCTAGAGATTTGTTATTATAGTAGGTGTATTTTTGAGAATGTAAAAAGTCTAAAGCCTGAGTAATTACATAAGCGTCTGCCGAAATATAGAATTTAGAAAAATCGTGAGTGCTTTGACTAGGTATTACATAGTTTTTTGCGATTGAGCTTGAAGAAAAAAACTGATCAGGAGACGGAGCACCATTGAAGTCATGCTTAACAAAAATCTGAACCCTTTTTTCAAATTTTTCTATTTCTTTTTTTACTTTTTGTAAAGCTTCTTTTTGTCTTTTATTTTCAGCTATTTTTAACTGATTCTTAAGATCTTTCTTTTCTTCCTTTTGAGATTGTTTGCCAATTAACTTGAGAAGATGTTCTTTGCCTCCATTTTCCTGATAAGAAACATTAGAGTTTTTCAGAATAATTTTATTGCTGAGAATCTGCTTATTAAAATTATCATCTGATGAGTACAAATTTGCACCATCTTTTAAAACAATGGTCGTTGGCGCAATTTGTTGCTGAGAATTTGCTTCTTGGGCGTAAACATGATTTGATAAAGAAAATAACAATATCAACAATAACGCTGGAAAACAATTCAAACTTTTAATAAAGTTCAAATTTTTCGCAACCGTATTGTTATATAATAAAGTTTTCTGCAAGGATATTAGTTTACAAATGCAAAAGTAAGCAATAAATCAACAAATATTGTATTAAATGAATATCAACAAATCATATGATATAGCATTATATCAGAATAGCGTATAAAAACAATATCATTAAATTTTTAAACGCATTTTTTCAACAGCAACGCATTTAAAAATTGATATTTTACACTTAAAATTTTTAAAAAAATTCCAATGTTTTACACTTACACTCATTTTCTGATTAATTAATAAAATCTATAAACAATGGACGCTATCAACCTAAAAGCATTGTTGATAAGAATTACACAAGAAAACCATATAAATAAAACACATTAAACACGAATCCCCGAATATGGATACCAACTATACATTATCCACAATTTTAATTTTAAAAAAAATACAATTATGAAAAAACAATCCGTAAAATAGATACACATCATCGACAAATTCCGACTTTTATTTCATTATTACGTGAAATT contains:
- a CDS encoding DUF6923 family protein, yielding MNFNFKYFRKHLFVLLFFISCHSFAQTISPTNGLQAGNGAVPCSDCVPNGWNDNGGTPDISNRTIAATTGTSGGGANWTSTTSSTDDLTLPFPPNSHTTWLSLRDLGAAGTEESVNTTIGGLTVGRTYEVVVYSLTAVTRNNGNGGKYAGTYNDQFFVDVAGQTLTAGNLTQNTWATSRLRFTATQASQLMVVRPGSNAGTGGNNAYETVQVSVTVNAINAVPIAVADNVTTNQNTPVTINVFTNDSDPDGSVVANTVRFANNQTSVVVPNQGTWSVDTTTGVVTFTPLSSFIGTATIPYTIKDNFVLDGVSNPSTSQPANISVTVVSAFGCTNALYLAQFSTLYSVNTSSNPFTYPPVGNASGDYNAIGIHPLNGRMYAMPSTSSNNLWIINTDGSSVNLGPVTGLPAGAYNAGEVDNLGNYYVKASGANNTLYRINVTTLVATPITLSASISVADLAFRTTNGLLYTVSNDTGQLLSVNPTTGAVTGIGASPGTVAFGALFGSSTGQIYGSDNAGGFYQFNLTTGQRVLISGSPASGSNDGAHCVTSPIAFSADLAITKTDNTITYAPGSTRVYTIVARNNGPFGVLGATVSDPLPAGILAANVSYTAVAAGGATTAVSGTQTGAINDVVNLPVNATVTYTVTVSIPFTFTGDLVNTVTITAPANSTDSNLTNNTATDTDTQEVCYRPGVTSGTVLNTNHGFTSLARAGNAAQGNWPMVRKGAWTVLESRTKGFVVNRLTALQISQIPAANLVEGMMVYNITSDCLQVNTTGTPAGWTCFTTPTCPSN